A portion of the Oxynema aestuarii AP17 genome contains these proteins:
- a CDS encoding trifunctional serine/threonine-protein kinase/ATP-binding protein/sensor histidine kinase: MIDIPGYQILALIYESDRSIVYRGRREQDKQPVVLKVLKKDYPTAEEISRYRQEYEITRSLNLPSVVKAYALEKYQNTLVTILEDFGGESLRILMNSQKFTLLGFLNLAVQITQSLGEIHAANIIHKDINPSNITFNPATGDLKIIDFSIASILTRDNPTIQNPHALEGTLAYMSPEQTGRMNRSLDYRTDFYSLGITFYELLTGQLPFPSTDAMELVHAHLAKQPTPPHEINAEIPPILSEIILKLLAKTPEKRYQSAWGLGIDLEECLKQLEQSDRIEPFPLATQDISDKFQIPQKLYGREKELNTLAQAFENARQGRSELMLVAGYSGIGKSALVREISKQISDNGGYFIAGKFDQFQRSIPYSAIVSAFSELVQQLLTQSEGELEVWKAKLIDSFGSNGQIIIDVIPEIEFIVGPQPPVQLLGPNESQNRFNFVFQNFIRVFCDREHPLVIFLDDLQWADSATLKLLELMMGEEAIGSLLILGAYRDNEVSPTHPLMMSLEALEKRGSTIHKMVLQPLSLEHICELTAETLHAELAKVQRLGKLIQSKTQGNPFFVIQFLKTLYQENMLTFIPPQPGKVGGWDWDIDRIEAVGITDNVIELMVGKLKKLPESTQEVLRLAACLGNQFDLNTLSLIHEKEASETLQHLLPAIEDRLILPGGESDENDNQPINPLLILNYKFLHDRVQQAAYALIEDADKKAVHLRIGRMLLASTPPEYWTERIFELVDHLNVARESIEDEAEKIQLAQLNLEAAKKAKMATAYVAARQYLIAGMGGLSDRVWQTHYDLAFSLYRERADIEYLNGQFEESEQFIVKTLAKIDNNLQKAELYNLLIVQNSLRAKYKEATQAGKQGLKLLNVELEEEGLDEAIARELKQVKINLGDREIIALSEDNPLENLEVKIALSLLTDLLTPAYLSSLQLWMLSLLKGVNLSLKYGSIAESGLLYCNYGLLAGSMSQDYHAAYQFGRLALELTEKWNNLQFKCKALASIANGLNYWFKPIQESNLLNQEGYKAALESGDLEYAGYFLHNEELNAFFQGKPLEEISSKIPKYLHFARRTKNQLSTDTLLGLQIMLRDLWNNKEQNFLDSEELDEAEYLANCREHQNFYSLCIYQIHKFHLLYLEGDFENALEWAREAEGQLASITGTIPATEYNFFSSLLWAALYPTSSAEEQSQYWEKLEANQQQMKVWAENCPANFLHKCCLVEAEMARISGNIEGAIAAYDRAIQSAHEFDFVQNEALANELAARFWLEQGKEKYAKVHLTDAYYAYRRWGARRKIEQLEQEYSHLLIKTPPPPASIDTRTTAIHTTTSGGSSGLLDLATVMKASQAISSEIVLDKLLSSLMKILIENAGAQRGVLLFPKNGELAIAAEASATQERVVVRDYNAGDLQMRGLSPEDLPVTAINYVERTRGDIVLDRATEEGRFNTDPYIVRHQVKSLLCTPILDRGQLIAILYLENNLTVGAFTPDRLEFLRLISSQAAISLENALLYASVEQKVRERTQELNEKNLRLEQTLRELQRTQAQLIQSEKMSSLGQLVAGVAHEINNPVSFIYGNLSPAGDYVRDLLGLIQLYRERYPDPGPEIQAEIEDIDLDFLVEDLQKLLNSMKVGAERIRNIVLSLRNFSRHDEAEMKPVDIHEGIASTLTILQPRLKQGGGGRGIQTIEEYGRLPKVTCYASQLNQVFMNIFSNAIDAFENGGPSDPAPTIRIHTEVPDDRSILIRIADNGCGMSEEVCQRIFDPFYTTKPVGGGTGLGLSIGYSIIVDAHGGELSCVSQLGKGSEFTIRIPISPPPRSHP, translated from the coding sequence ATGATCGACATTCCAGGCTACCAAATTTTAGCCTTAATTTACGAAAGCGATCGCTCGATCGTCTATCGAGGTCGCCGCGAGCAAGATAAACAGCCCGTCGTTCTTAAAGTTCTCAAAAAAGACTATCCCACCGCCGAAGAAATCAGCCGATACCGACAAGAATACGAAATCACCCGTAGCCTCAACCTCCCTAGCGTCGTCAAAGCTTACGCTCTCGAAAAATATCAAAATACCCTAGTCACCATTCTCGAAGATTTTGGCGGCGAATCCTTGAGAATCTTAATGAATTCTCAGAAATTCACCCTCTTAGGATTTTTAAATTTAGCCGTTCAAATTACCCAAAGCCTGGGTGAAATCCACGCCGCCAATATTATTCATAAAGATATAAATCCTTCCAATATTACTTTCAATCCCGCCACGGGCGATCTCAAAATTATTGATTTTAGTATTGCCAGTATCCTGACTCGGGACAACCCGACGATTCAAAATCCCCATGCCTTAGAAGGAACCCTCGCCTACATGTCCCCGGAACAAACCGGGCGCATGAATCGATCCCTCGATTATCGCACCGACTTTTATTCCCTCGGTATCACCTTTTACGAGTTGTTAACCGGACAACTCCCTTTTCCCAGTACGGACGCGATGGAGTTGGTTCACGCTCACCTCGCCAAACAACCGACCCCACCGCACGAAATTAACGCCGAAATTCCCCCGATTCTCTCCGAAATCATTCTCAAGCTGCTCGCGAAAACCCCTGAAAAACGCTATCAAAGTGCGTGGGGATTGGGAATCGACCTTGAAGAATGTTTAAAACAATTAGAACAAAGCGATCGCATCGAACCCTTTCCCCTCGCCACCCAAGATATTTCCGATAAATTCCAAATTCCGCAGAAACTTTACGGGAGAGAAAAAGAACTCAATACCCTGGCGCAAGCCTTCGAGAATGCCCGTCAAGGTCGCAGCGAATTGATGCTCGTCGCCGGATATTCCGGGATTGGAAAATCTGCCCTCGTTCGCGAAATCTCCAAGCAAATTAGCGACAATGGCGGTTATTTTATTGCCGGAAAATTCGATCAGTTTCAACGGAGTATTCCCTATTCGGCGATCGTCTCGGCCTTTTCCGAACTCGTCCAACAACTATTAACCCAAAGCGAGGGAGAACTGGAGGTTTGGAAAGCAAAATTGATCGATTCTTTTGGCTCCAACGGCCAAATTATTATCGATGTGATTCCGGAAATCGAATTTATTGTCGGACCGCAACCTCCGGTACAACTCCTCGGACCGAACGAATCTCAAAATCGTTTTAATTTTGTTTTTCAAAACTTTATTCGAGTTTTTTGCGATCGCGAACATCCCCTCGTGATTTTTCTCGACGATCTCCAGTGGGCCGATTCCGCTACGTTAAAACTGCTGGAATTGATGATGGGAGAAGAGGCGATCGGATCGTTGTTAATTTTGGGAGCTTATCGCGATAACGAAGTCAGTCCGACCCATCCGTTGATGATGAGTCTCGAAGCCTTGGAAAAACGGGGGTCTACCATTCACAAAATGGTTTTGCAACCGTTAAGTTTAGAGCATATTTGCGAATTAACGGCGGAAACCCTTCACGCCGAGTTGGCGAAAGTGCAACGGTTGGGAAAACTGATTCAAAGTAAAACCCAAGGTAATCCCTTTTTCGTCATTCAATTTCTCAAAACCCTCTATCAAGAAAATATGCTGACCTTTATCCCGCCGCAACCGGGAAAAGTCGGCGGCTGGGATTGGGATATCGATCGCATCGAAGCGGTTGGAATTACAGATAACGTGATCGAATTGATGGTGGGTAAACTGAAGAAACTACCCGAATCCACTCAAGAAGTCTTGCGCTTGGCAGCTTGTTTGGGCAACCAATTCGATTTGAATACATTATCGCTCATTCACGAAAAAGAAGCCTCAGAAACCCTGCAACATTTATTACCTGCGATCGAAGATCGTTTAATTTTACCGGGGGGAGAATCGGACGAAAATGACAATCAACCGATCAATCCGCTCTTAATTCTTAATTATAAATTCCTCCACGATCGCGTGCAACAAGCCGCTTACGCCTTAATCGAAGATGCGGATAAAAAAGCCGTTCACCTGCGAATCGGTCGAATGCTGTTGGCGAGTACGCCTCCGGAATATTGGACGGAAAGAATTTTTGAATTAGTCGATCACTTGAACGTTGCGAGGGAATCTATCGAAGATGAAGCGGAGAAAATTCAATTAGCACAATTGAATTTAGAAGCTGCTAAAAAAGCAAAAATGGCAACCGCTTATGTTGCAGCGCGACAGTATTTAATTGCGGGGATGGGAGGGTTGAGCGATCGCGTATGGCAGACCCACTACGACCTGGCGTTTTCATTGTATCGAGAACGAGCAGATATCGAGTATTTAAACGGTCAGTTTGAAGAATCGGAGCAGTTTATCGTTAAGACTTTAGCCAAGATCGATAACAACCTGCAAAAAGCCGAACTTTACAACCTCCTGATCGTTCAAAATTCTTTGAGAGCGAAGTATAAAGAAGCGACTCAAGCGGGAAAACAAGGACTGAAGTTATTAAATGTTGAATTAGAAGAGGAAGGGCTAGACGAGGCGATCGCCCGAGAATTAAAACAAGTAAAAATAAATTTAGGCGATCGTGAAATCATCGCTTTAAGTGAAGATAATCCCCTGGAAAATCTAGAAGTTAAAATTGCTTTATCTTTGTTAACTGATTTGCTCACCCCTGCTTATTTAAGTAGCTTACAACTGTGGATGCTAAGCCTTCTTAAAGGAGTGAATCTTTCCTTAAAATACGGGTCGATCGCCGAATCGGGTCTTTTATATTGTAACTACGGTCTGTTAGCCGGATCGATGTCTCAGGACTATCATGCAGCTTATCAGTTCGGACGTCTCGCCCTCGAACTGACAGAAAAATGGAATAACTTGCAGTTTAAATGCAAAGCTCTCGCCTCGATCGCCAACGGATTAAATTATTGGTTTAAACCGATTCAAGAATCCAATCTTCTCAACCAAGAAGGATATAAAGCTGCCTTAGAATCCGGAGATTTAGAATATGCCGGGTATTTCTTACACAACGAAGAATTGAATGCGTTTTTCCAGGGTAAACCTTTAGAGGAAATTTCCTCAAAAATCCCCAAATATTTGCATTTTGCTCGCAGAACAAAAAACCAACTGTCTACCGACACCTTACTAGGATTACAAATAATGTTGAGGGATTTATGGAATAACAAAGAACAGAATTTTCTTGACTCAGAAGAACTTGACGAAGCGGAATATTTAGCCAACTGTCGCGAACATCAAAATTTCTATTCGCTGTGTATCTACCAAATTCATAAATTCCACCTGCTCTATTTAGAAGGAGACTTCGAGAATGCCTTAGAGTGGGCCCGAGAAGCGGAAGGGCAACTCGCATCGATTACCGGGACGATACCCGCAACGGAATATAACTTTTTTTCCTCTTTACTGTGGGCGGCTTTATATCCAACAAGTTCGGCTGAAGAGCAATCGCAATATTGGGAAAAATTAGAAGCCAACCAACAACAGATGAAGGTTTGGGCTGAAAATTGTCCGGCGAACTTTCTCCATAAATGCTGTTTGGTCGAAGCAGAAATGGCGAGAATTTCTGGAAATATTGAAGGAGCGATCGCCGCCTACGATCGCGCCATTCAATCCGCCCATGAATTTGACTTCGTACAAAACGAAGCACTCGCCAACGAATTAGCTGCCCGCTTTTGGCTCGAACAAGGGAAAGAAAAATATGCCAAAGTCCATCTGACCGATGCATATTACGCTTATCGACGCTGGGGCGCTCGACGAAAAATCGAACAATTAGAACAGGAATATTCCCATTTATTAATCAAAACGCCACCGCCTCCCGCCAGCATCGACACCCGAACTACGGCGATTCATACGACCACCTCCGGGGGCAGTTCCGGACTGTTAGATTTGGCAACAGTCATGAAAGCGTCGCAAGCTATTTCTAGCGAAATAGTCTTAGACAAATTGCTCTCGTCGCTGATGAAAATTTTAATTGAAAATGCGGGAGCCCAACGGGGAGTTTTACTGTTTCCTAAAAATGGGGAATTGGCGATCGCCGCCGAAGCCTCTGCCACACAAGAACGAGTTGTAGTGCGAGACTATAACGCGGGAGACTTGCAAATGCGCGGTCTTTCCCCGGAGGATTTGCCCGTGACCGCGATTAATTACGTCGAACGGACGCGGGGAGATATTGTCTTAGATCGGGCCACGGAGGAAGGACGATTTAATACCGATCCATATATCGTCCGCCACCAAGTCAAATCCTTACTGTGCACGCCGATTCTCGATCGCGGACAACTGATTGCCATTCTCTACCTCGAAAATAACTTAACAGTAGGTGCCTTTACCCCGGATCGCCTCGAATTTTTGCGGTTAATTTCTTCGCAAGCGGCGATCTCTTTAGAAAACGCGTTACTGTACGCTTCCGTCGAACAAAAAGTGCGCGAACGCACCCAAGAACTCAACGAAAAAAATCTACGTCTCGAACAAACCTTGCGCGAACTGCAACGCACCCAAGCACAACTGATTCAATCGGAAAAAATGTCGAGTTTGGGTCAATTGGTCGCCGGAGTCGCCCACGAAATTAATAATCCGGTCAGCTTTATTTACGGCAATCTTTCCCCGGCGGGAGATTACGTGCGAGATCTGCTCGGTTTGATCCAATTGTATCGGGAACGCTATCCCGATCCCGGGCCGGAAATTCAAGCAGAAATTGAAGACATCGACCTCGATTTCTTGGTCGAAGACCTGCAAAAGTTGCTCAATTCGATGAAAGTCGGGGCCGAACGGATTCGCAATATCGTCCTGTCTTTGCGAAATTTCTCCCGTCACGACGAAGCGGAAATGAAACCCGTAGACATTCACGAAGGAATTGCCAGTACGCTGACGATTTTACAGCCGCGTCTGAAACAAGGGGGCGGAGGTCGGGGTATTCAAACGATCGAAGAATACGGTCGATTACCGAAAGTGACCTGCTACGCTTCGCAACTCAATCAGGTCTTTATGAATATTTTCAGTAATGCGATCGATGCGTTTGAGAATGGCGGGCCGTCCGATCCGGCGCCGACGATTCGCATTCACACCGAGGTCCCGGACGATCGCTCGATCCTGATTCGCATTGCGGATAACGGTTGCGGGATGAGTGAGGAGGTTTGTCAACGAATTTTCGATCCGTTTTACACCACCAAACCCGTCGGCGGGGGAACGGGGTTGGGGTTGTCGATCGGATATTCGATTATTGTGGACGCTCACGGCGGGGAACTCAGTTGTGTCTCTCAACTCGGGAAAGGCTCGGAGTTTACGATCCGCATTCCCATTTCGCCGCCGCCACGATCGCACCCCTAG
- a CDS encoding undecaprenyl-diphosphate phosphatase yields MNWFEAFILGMVQGLTEFIPISSTAHLKVVPVLLGWGDPGVSFSAVIQLGSIAAVLWYFRQDLGDLSNGALRAVIRREYDDPDFRIVLGIILGTIPIACVGLLLKASASQFYEQTLRSLTAIAIVSIVMSALLALAERIGRRKRHFGQLELADGVLMGLAQTMALIPGVSRSGSTITAGLYLGLDRASAARFSFLLGIPAITLAGVVELKDLLAEIASGSLQGGLLPLGVGLLSSTVFSYAAISWLIQFLQKRSTFVFVWYRLAFGVALLAIVFSGVEFAH; encoded by the coding sequence ATGAATTGGTTTGAAGCATTCATTTTGGGAATGGTTCAGGGATTGACCGAATTTATTCCGATCAGCAGTACGGCGCATTTAAAAGTCGTTCCCGTACTGTTAGGATGGGGCGATCCGGGGGTTTCGTTCAGCGCGGTGATTCAATTAGGAAGCATTGCCGCCGTTTTATGGTACTTCCGTCAAGATTTGGGCGATCTGAGTAATGGAGCGCTGCGGGCCGTAATTCGTCGGGAATACGACGATCCGGACTTTCGGATTGTTTTGGGGATTATCTTGGGAACGATCCCGATCGCCTGTGTGGGATTGCTGCTCAAAGCCAGTGCCTCCCAATTTTACGAACAGACCCTGCGCAGTTTGACGGCGATCGCGATCGTCTCGATCGTCATGTCGGCCCTACTGGCCCTCGCCGAACGCATCGGTCGGCGCAAACGCCACTTCGGACAGTTAGAACTCGCCGACGGGGTATTGATGGGGTTGGCGCAAACCATGGCCTTAATTCCCGGGGTTTCCCGCTCCGGATCGACGATTACGGCGGGACTGTACCTCGGCTTGGATCGCGCCAGTGCGGCGCGCTTTTCCTTCCTGTTAGGCATTCCCGCCATTACCCTCGCCGGAGTCGTCGAACTCAAAGACCTCCTCGCCGAGATCGCCAGTGGCTCCCTCCAAGGCGGTTTGCTCCCCCTCGGCGTCGGGTTGCTCTCGTCTACCGTGTTTTCCTATGCGGCGATTTCCTGGTTAATCCAGTTTTTGCAAAAACGCAGCACCTTTGTTTTTGTGTGGTATCGCTTGGCGTTTGGGGTGGCCCTGTTGGCGATCGTCTTTTCTGGGGTCGAGTTCGCCCATTAA
- a CDS encoding DUF3120 domain-containing protein, translating into MAQSVKSAIDLLKTRVAQLPIAERQWMFGAAVFLVTVPVFFEAPLVRYAPLCACSITGGWWAISWGLLSRRETEVWGDLLLGFTGTWLTGSIYWGGLRWEPLLHLPVEALGLPIALWCLWRARMAVGTWFYLGSLLGTAVTDLYFYIVDLIPHWRQLMHGEPELAGVILSAALERVNSPAGTAWAIALALVLLATGAIPLRSRHLHWWAFGGAVLSTILVDGLFWLAAWAGRA; encoded by the coding sequence GTGGCTCAGTCCGTGAAAAGCGCGATCGACCTGCTCAAAACGAGGGTGGCTCAGTTGCCGATCGCCGAACGACAATGGATGTTTGGGGCGGCGGTATTTTTGGTCACCGTTCCCGTCTTTTTTGAAGCGCCCCTGGTGCGCTACGCCCCCCTGTGTGCCTGTTCGATCACTGGGGGGTGGTGGGCGATCTCTTGGGGGTTGCTCTCGCGCCGAGAGACCGAAGTGTGGGGAGATCTGCTGCTCGGCTTTACCGGAACCTGGTTGACCGGATCGATTTATTGGGGGGGACTGCGCTGGGAACCCTTGCTGCACCTGCCCGTAGAAGCCCTCGGCTTGCCGATCGCCCTGTGGTGTTTGTGGCGCGCTCGCATGGCCGTCGGCACCTGGTTTTACCTCGGCTCCCTGTTAGGAACGGCAGTCACTGACTTATATTTTTATATAGTGGATTTAATTCCTCACTGGCGCCAGCTCATGCACGGCGAACCGGAATTAGCCGGAGTGATTTTGAGCGCGGCTCTGGAACGGGTCAACAGCCCTGCCGGAACCGCATGGGCGATCGCCCTCGCCCTCGTTCTCTTAGCAACGGGCGCCATCCCTTTGCGCTCCCGTCACCTCCATTGGTGGGCTTTCGGGGGCGCGGTATTGAGTACAATTTTGGTAGACGGCCTTTTTTGGCTCGCAGCTTGGGCAGGTCGAGCGTAA
- a CDS encoding adenylate/guanylate cyclase domain-containing protein produces the protein MVTFANTPHLLLRTDSGDRQIPLVEGSCWTIGRSEDNNLVLCDRWISRNHAMLQCMESGEFYLIDLGSRNGSFLNGRRVSIPVVLQHGDRLTFGQTEVEFRAPSESPDDLSEDLDSQDFTVTAALHVRRLISVMVVDIRNFTVLTRQLDEKILSELIGTWFRCAGNIIREEGSWVDKYIGDAVMAVWFHSTQEVSDKEVLHIFRALNNLQRVTEELNQRYTLPFPLRIGAGVNTGYAMVGNTGTGDRPDYTALGDTVNAAFRLESATKEIGLDIALGEKTYQHFSALGEHAGLFDRHAVQLKGYDTPTVTYASSFAALDAFLKGQG, from the coding sequence GTGGTGACTTTTGCGAACACACCCCACCTGCTGCTCCGGACCGACTCTGGCGATCGTCAAATTCCCCTCGTCGAGGGGAGTTGCTGGACGATCGGACGCAGCGAAGATAATAACCTGGTCCTGTGCGACCGTTGGATTTCTCGCAATCATGCGATGTTGCAATGCATGGAAAGCGGGGAGTTCTATTTAATCGATTTAGGAAGTCGCAATGGCTCGTTTTTAAATGGAAGGCGCGTTAGCATTCCCGTCGTTCTCCAACACGGAGACCGCCTGACTTTCGGTCAAACCGAAGTCGAGTTTCGCGCGCCTTCAGAAAGCCCGGACGACCTGTCAGAAGATTTAGATTCTCAAGATTTTACCGTAACGGCGGCCTTGCACGTGCGGCGATTGATTTCGGTGATGGTCGTCGATATTCGTAACTTTACGGTATTGACCCGTCAACTCGACGAAAAAATTCTCTCCGAACTGATCGGGACCTGGTTTCGCTGTGCGGGCAATATCATTCGCGAAGAGGGCAGTTGGGTCGATAAATATATCGGCGATGCGGTGATGGCGGTCTGGTTTCACAGCACTCAAGAAGTCTCGGATAAAGAAGTGCTGCATATTTTTCGCGCCCTCAACAACCTCCAGCGCGTGACTGAGGAACTCAACCAACGTTATACCCTCCCGTTTCCCTTACGCATCGGCGCCGGGGTCAATACGGGATATGCGATGGTCGGCAATACGGGAACGGGCGATCGCCCGGACTATACGGCGTTGGGGGATACGGTCAATGCCGCCTTTCGGCTGGAGTCGGCGACGAAAGAAATTGGTTTAGATATCGCCTTGGGAGAAAAAACTTACCAGCATTTTTCCGCCTTGGGAGAACATGCGGGACTGTTCGATCGCCACGCCGTACAGCTTAAAGGATACGACACGCCGACGGTGACTTACGCTTCGTCGTTTGCGGCCCTCGATGCGTTCTTGAAAGGTCAAGGCTAA
- the psbU gene encoding photosystem II complex extrinsic protein PsbU: MKRVFRWVMALALAIGALGWLGQAPEAIAANTMPTNGQTPVLLAEATYRNPVDDKLSTEFGQKLDLNNTNVRAFRKYRGMYPTLARKIVANAPFDKVEDVLEMPGLSERQKEVLQANLDNFTVTPPTPSLIEGDDRINNGLY, from the coding sequence ATGAAAAGAGTGTTTCGCTGGGTGATGGCTTTGGCATTGGCGATTGGTGCGTTAGGTTGGTTGGGGCAAGCGCCAGAGGCGATCGCCGCCAACACGATGCCGACAAATGGGCAAACCCCCGTATTGCTGGCGGAAGCGACCTATCGCAATCCGGTGGATGACAAACTCTCTACCGAATTCGGCCAGAAACTGGACTTAAACAACACCAACGTTCGCGCTTTTCGCAAATATCGGGGCATGTACCCCACCCTCGCCCGTAAAATTGTGGCCAACGCCCCTTTTGACAAGGTCGAAGACGTTCTCGAAATGCCCGGATTGAGCGAGCGTCAAAAAGAGGTCTTGCAAGCGAATCTCGACAACTTCACCGTCACGCCTCCGACCCCCTCGTTAATTGAAGGGGACGACCGGATTAACAACGGCTTGTACTAA